A genomic stretch from Scatophagus argus isolate fScaArg1 chromosome 19, fScaArg1.pri, whole genome shotgun sequence includes:
- the nsl1 gene encoding kinetochore-associated protein NSL1 homolog, which produces MESVQDEPLLSDETNQEYRVQVASKKQVIEQTNKYKDILKAVFDEQPDVEEETKRTLLQELLANFEAAVQDNVLVNGQPWEQAPDIEVEDQALDLESLLDDTIVETTWRRRAYPKQILPHVVHSLKAERKLMGLYEHAVKPQEVVKDPDQESIMSDLSAVAPGMVKQAIQVIKSIKTLQKQAEGLCEILNMKSSHATLEIHREVFDCNGQSGAALPPTNSAATRNRQPIKRAVEEAAATGCYVPLSKKPVGVDTPE; this is translated from the exons ATGGAGTCCGTACAGGATGAACCTCTACTCAGCgatgaaacaaatcaggaaTACAGAGTTCAAGTAGCATCGAAAAAACAAGTAATCGAgcagacaaataaatacaaagacattCTGAAGGCAGTTTTCGACGAACAGCCGGACGTTGAAGAGGAAACGAAGCGAACTTtactgcaggagctgctggcg AACTTTGAGGCGGCTGTTCAGGACAACGTGCTGGTGAACGGACAGCCATGGGAGCAGGCACCGGATATCGAAG TGGAAGATCAGGCTCTTGACCTGGAAAGCCTGCTGGATGACACCATAGTTGAGACCACGTGGAGGCGTCGTGCTTACCCAAAACAGATCTTGCCCCATGTGGTCCACTCCCTCAAAGCTGAACGTAAACTCATG ggacTGTACGAGCACGCAGTCAAACCTCAAGAGGTCGTCAAAGATCCTGATCAAG agagcATCATGAGTGATTTGTCAGCAGTGGCTCCTGGGATGGTGAAACAGGCCATCCAGGTCATAAAG TCAATCAAAACTCTGCAGAAACAAGCTGAAGGCCTCTGTGAGATCCTCAACATGAAATCAAGTCACGCCACGCTGGAGATCCACAGAGAAGTGTTTGATTGTAATGGCCAATCAGGTGCCGCTCTGCCTCCTACGAACTCCGCCGCGACAAGGAACAGGCAGCCAATCAAGAGAGCCGTAGAGGAAGCAGCGGCCACAGGGTGCTATGTGCCTCTCAGCAAGAAACCTGTGGGAGTGGACACGCCGGAGTGA